One window of Mesorhizobium sp. WSM4904 genomic DNA carries:
- a CDS encoding glycine betaine ABC transporter substrate-binding protein: MRTLWKALCAAAMVGMTMLSAQAEEKTITVGTMSWEDLTPITGITKKVLEDAGYTVKVVDFSEWGIAYAALTKGDIQLLASQTDYVAQDYWDKNKKRLEKVSPVSHGLYQAIAVPNYVTIDSTDQLNDNADKFGGKIVGIEPGSGLMRDAAKAVKEYGLKLQLVEGSTAAMTAALKSAVDRKEWIAVTIWEPSWMMQKYPVKFLKDPKGVFPPPQSYYWIAKKGFSADHPHAREVIASVYVPLADITAINGEVSDGKKMEEAVKDWTDAHADLLKRWENIKSE; the protein is encoded by the coding sequence ATGAGGACTTTGTGGAAAGCGCTCTGCGCTGCCGCGATGGTCGGTATGACCATGCTGTCGGCCCAAGCGGAGGAAAAGACCATCACCGTAGGCACGATGTCGTGGGAGGATCTCACTCCCATCACCGGCATCACCAAGAAGGTGCTCGAAGACGCCGGCTACACCGTCAAGGTCGTCGACTTCTCCGAATGGGGCATCGCCTACGCCGCGCTGACTAAGGGCGACATTCAGCTGCTCGCCTCGCAGACGGACTATGTCGCCCAGGACTACTGGGACAAGAACAAGAAGCGCCTTGAGAAGGTCTCCCCGGTCTCGCACGGCCTCTATCAGGCGATCGCGGTGCCGAACTACGTGACCATCGATTCGACGGATCAGCTCAACGACAACGCCGACAAGTTCGGCGGCAAGATCGTCGGCATCGAGCCGGGTTCGGGGCTGATGCGCGACGCCGCCAAGGCGGTCAAGGAATATGGCCTCAAGCTGCAGCTCGTCGAAGGCAGCACGGCCGCCATGACTGCCGCCCTGAAATCGGCCGTCGATCGCAAGGAATGGATCGCCGTCACCATCTGGGAGCCGTCCTGGATGATGCAGAAATATCCGGTGAAGTTCCTTAAGGATCCCAAGGGCGTCTTCCCGCCGCCGCAGAGCTATTACTGGATCGCCAAGAAGGGCTTCTCGGCCGACCATCCGCATGCTCGCGAGGTCATCGCCAGCGTCTATGTCCCGCTCGCCGACATCACAGCGATCAACGGCGAGGTCAGTGACGGCAAGAAGATGGAAGAAGCCGTCAAGGACTGGACCGACGCCCATGCCGATCTCCTGAAGCGCTGGGAAAACATCAAGAGCGAGTGA
- a CDS encoding FAD-binding oxidoreductase has translation MSDLVVKRLPAESGVSGWEAISRRCFPVRTLDGDIKADWLIVGGGFAGLSAARRLAQLRPGDRIVLLEAGEIAKGPAGRNSGYMIDTPHNLSSGEYSVAGEAETKAEIAQNRFAIAFAAEAAAEYGMSARTFDPSGKINAAATEHGMTLNANYSRSLKAIGEEHRLLGADEMREITGSSYYLGGLYTPGAVMIQPAEYIRGLAAGLASKVDMFEHSPVLKLTRAAGAWTAVSRTGSVIAPKVILGVNGHIDDFGYFRGRLMHIFTYASMTAPFTAKATGKDRWALLPADPMGATVRKISSDGISRIVIRTRFTYDWPVRVSEKRLGRIASEQRASLNARFPDLADVPFEYVWAGRLCLSRNHVPAFGEIEEGLYSACCENGLGTVKSTLAGVMAADLATGTRSAMLDRYSDQPRPARLPPEPFAWLGVNAVIRWQELRAGREG, from the coding sequence GTGAGCGATCTCGTCGTCAAGCGGCTTCCGGCTGAATCCGGTGTCTCGGGCTGGGAGGCGATCAGCAGGCGCTGTTTCCCCGTCCGCACGCTCGACGGCGATATCAAGGCGGACTGGCTGATCGTCGGCGGCGGCTTCGCCGGCCTTTCCGCGGCGCGGCGGCTGGCCCAGCTTCGGCCCGGCGACAGAATCGTCCTGCTGGAAGCCGGCGAGATCGCCAAGGGCCCGGCAGGCCGGAACTCCGGCTACATGATCGACACCCCGCACAATCTGTCTTCGGGCGAATATTCGGTCGCCGGCGAAGCCGAAACAAAGGCGGAGATCGCCCAGAACCGTTTCGCGATCGCCTTTGCCGCCGAGGCGGCGGCGGAATACGGCATGTCCGCGCGCACCTTCGACCCCTCAGGCAAGATCAACGCCGCGGCGACCGAGCACGGCATGACGCTCAATGCCAATTACAGCCGATCGCTCAAGGCAATCGGAGAAGAGCATCGCTTGCTGGGTGCGGACGAGATGCGGGAGATCACCGGATCGTCATACTACCTCGGCGGCCTCTACACGCCCGGCGCCGTGATGATCCAGCCCGCCGAGTATATCCGCGGGCTCGCGGCGGGGCTCGCATCGAAGGTCGACATGTTCGAGCACTCGCCGGTGCTCAAGCTCACCCGGGCTGCAGGGGCCTGGACAGCGGTGTCGCGCACCGGAAGCGTCATCGCGCCAAAAGTAATCCTTGGCGTCAACGGGCATATCGACGATTTCGGCTACTTCCGCGGCCGCCTGATGCACATCTTCACCTATGCGTCGATGACTGCCCCCTTCACCGCGAAGGCGACGGGAAAGGACAGATGGGCGTTGCTTCCCGCCGACCCGATGGGCGCCACTGTCAGGAAGATAAGCAGCGACGGCATCTCGCGAATCGTGATCCGCACCCGGTTCACCTATGACTGGCCCGTCCGGGTCAGCGAAAAGCGGCTGGGCCGGATCGCTTCCGAGCAACGGGCGTCGCTCAATGCCAGGTTCCCGGACCTCGCGGACGTGCCGTTTGAATATGTCTGGGCCGGGAGGCTTTGCCTCAGCCGCAACCACGTGCCCGCCTTCGGCGAGATCGAGGAAGGCCTCTATTCGGCGTGCTGCGAGAACGGCCTTGGCACCGTCAAAAGTACGCTTGCCGGCGTCATGGCCGCGGACCTCGCGACGGGCACCCGCTCGGCAATGCTCGACAGATACTCGGATCAACCTCGACCCGCGCGGCTTCCTCCCGAGCCGTTCGCGTGGCTTGGCGTCAACGCGGTGATCCGTTGGCAGGAATTGCGTGCTGGCCGCGAGGGATGA
- a CDS encoding dihydrodipicolinate synthase family protein: protein MKFEGIYTPAVTPLGPDGQIDNAAFADVLESLIEAKVHGIIVGGSTGEYYAQSAQERFDLGAYAKQVIGTRLPLIIGTGAIRTEDSVEYAKAAKEIGADAILVSSPPYALPTERENAVHALTVDRAANLPIMLYNYPARMGVMMGEEYFSRIGKSRNVVAIKESSGDMGNLHRLARKFPHIALSCGWDDQALEFFAWGARSWVCAGSNFLPREHVALYEACVLEKNFDKGRAIMTAMLPLMDFLECGKFVQSIKHGCELAGLKTGGVRTPLRPLNSEEKRTLQTVVATLKRTVAQITSGANQCMNL from the coding sequence TTGAAGTTCGAGGGCATCTATACGCCGGCGGTGACGCCGCTTGGCCCGGACGGGCAGATCGACAACGCCGCTTTCGCCGACGTTCTTGAGTCACTCATCGAAGCCAAGGTGCACGGCATCATCGTCGGCGGCTCTACCGGCGAATATTACGCCCAGAGCGCGCAGGAGCGCTTCGATCTCGGCGCTTACGCCAAGCAGGTGATCGGCACCCGCCTCCCCCTCATCATCGGCACCGGCGCCATCAGGACCGAAGACTCCGTCGAGTACGCCAAGGCGGCGAAGGAGATCGGCGCCGACGCGATCCTCGTCTCGTCGCCGCCATACGCGCTGCCGACCGAGCGGGAGAATGCGGTTCATGCGCTGACTGTCGACCGCGCGGCCAACCTGCCGATCATGCTCTACAACTACCCCGCCCGCATGGGCGTCATGATGGGCGAGGAATATTTCTCCCGCATCGGGAAGTCCCGGAACGTCGTCGCCATCAAGGAAAGCTCCGGCGACATGGGCAACCTGCATCGGCTTGCCCGCAAGTTCCCGCACATCGCGCTGTCCTGCGGCTGGGACGACCAGGCGCTCGAATTCTTCGCCTGGGGGGCCAGGAGCTGGGTCTGCGCCGGCTCGAACTTCCTGCCGCGCGAGCATGTCGCGCTCTACGAAGCCTGCGTGCTCGAAAAGAACTTCGACAAGGGCCGCGCCATCATGACGGCAATGCTGCCGCTGATGGACTTCCTCGAATGCGGAAAGTTCGTCCAGTCGATCAAGCATGGATGCGAGCTGGCCGGCCTCAAGACAGGCGGCGTGCGCACGCCGCTGCGGCCTCTGAATTCCGAAGAAAAGCGGACCCTGCAGACTGTCGTCGCCACGCTGAAGCGCACGGTCGCCCAGATCACGTCGGGAGCAAACCAATGCATGAACCTTTGA
- a CDS encoding aldehyde dehydrogenase, with the protein MHEPLTAAEYKALAAEIQFPTNAFIDGAFRPAKSGKTFRTTNPATGEVLAEIAACDASDVDFAVDKAREAFDDGRWQHLAPGERKAVLLKFAKLLERNRHELAVMESLDSGKPVRECQTVDVPDTIHTIRWHAELIDKLYDNTAPVGSKALTMVVREPVGVVGCVLPWNFPLLMLAWKIGPALAAGCSVIVKPAQETTLTTLRVAELAHEAGIPAGVFNVVPGGGKDVGEPIGMHMGVDMVAFTGSTPTGRRFLRYAADSNLKRVVLECGGKNPAVVLDDAEDLDLVAEQVVNGAFWNMGENCSATSRLIVDAKIKDELLQRIGAYMREWKTGDPLDPENRIGALVSKNHFEKVKSFLADVKTEKLSLAHGGGTHKGAYIEPTVVDGVTPASPLFQEEIFGPILSVTTFNSLAEAIALANDTNYGLTASVYTGSLRKAIKLSREIRAGVVTVNCFGEGDATTPFGGYKESGFGGRDKSVFAHDNYCELKTIWIDLSDRSVDETVR; encoded by the coding sequence ATGCATGAACCTTTGACCGCCGCCGAATACAAGGCGCTCGCCGCCGAGATTCAATTCCCGACCAATGCCTTCATCGACGGAGCCTTCCGCCCGGCGAAATCCGGCAAGACCTTCAGGACGACGAATCCGGCGACCGGCGAGGTGCTTGCCGAGATCGCGGCCTGCGATGCCAGCGACGTCGATTTTGCCGTGGACAAGGCCCGTGAAGCCTTCGACGACGGCCGCTGGCAGCATCTCGCGCCCGGCGAGCGCAAGGCCGTTCTTCTAAAGTTCGCGAAGCTGCTGGAGCGCAACCGCCACGAACTGGCGGTCATGGAGAGCCTCGACAGCGGCAAGCCGGTCCGCGAATGCCAGACCGTCGACGTGCCGGACACGATCCACACCATCCGCTGGCATGCCGAGCTCATCGACAAGCTCTACGACAACACCGCGCCTGTCGGGTCGAAGGCGCTGACGATGGTCGTGCGCGAGCCAGTCGGCGTCGTGGGCTGCGTCCTGCCGTGGAACTTTCCGCTCCTGATGCTGGCCTGGAAAATCGGACCAGCGCTGGCCGCGGGATGCTCGGTGATCGTGAAGCCCGCGCAGGAGACGACGCTGACCACGCTGCGTGTCGCCGAGCTCGCCCACGAGGCGGGCATCCCTGCGGGCGTCTTCAATGTTGTGCCCGGCGGCGGCAAGGATGTCGGCGAGCCGATCGGCATGCATATGGGCGTCGACATGGTGGCGTTCACCGGATCGACGCCGACCGGCCGCCGGTTCCTGCGCTATGCGGCCGACTCCAACCTCAAGCGCGTGGTGCTGGAATGCGGCGGCAAGAACCCGGCGGTGGTTCTCGACGATGCCGAGGACCTCGACCTCGTCGCCGAGCAGGTGGTCAACGGCGCGTTCTGGAACATGGGCGAGAACTGCTCAGCCACCTCGCGACTCATCGTCGACGCCAAGATCAAGGACGAACTGCTGCAGCGGATCGGCGCATATATGCGCGAATGGAAGACCGGCGATCCGCTCGATCCCGAAAACCGCATCGGCGCGCTGGTCAGCAAGAACCATTTCGAGAAGGTGAAATCCTTCCTCGCCGACGTGAAGACCGAAAAGCTTTCGCTCGCCCATGGCGGCGGCACGCATAAGGGCGCCTACATCGAGCCGACCGTCGTCGACGGGGTCACGCCTGCGAGCCCCCTCTTCCAGGAGGAGATCTTTGGGCCGATCCTTTCGGTGACAACGTTCAATTCGCTGGCCGAGGCGATCGCGCTTGCCAACGACACGAACTACGGCCTGACCGCATCCGTCTACACAGGGAGCCTGCGCAAGGCGATCAAGCTCTCGCGCGAGATCCGGGCGGGCGTCGTCACCGTCAACTGCTTCGGCGAAGGCGACGCGACCACGCCGTTCGGCGGCTACAAGGAATCCGGCTTCGGCGGGCGCGACAAGTCGGTCTTCGCGCATGACAACTACTGCGAGCTGAAGACGATCTGGATTGATCTTTCCGACCGTTCCGTCGACGAGACCGTCCGGTGA